In a single window of the Hoyosella subflava DQS3-9A1 genome:
- the rpmH gene encoding 50S ribosomal protein L34 yields MAKGKRTFQPNNRRRARVHGFRLRMRTRAGRSIISARRRKGRAELAV; encoded by the coding sequence GTGGCGAAGGGCAAGCGGACGTTCCAGCCGAATAACCGGCGTCGCGCGCGTGTTCACGGCTTCCGACTCCGGATGCGTACGCGTGCTGGCCGTTCCATTATTTCAGCTCGCCGCCGCAAGGGGCGCGCAGAGCTAGCGGTGTAA